One genomic window of Stigmatella ashevillena includes the following:
- a CDS encoding S1 RNA-binding domain-containing protein, with protein sequence MSDEKSGSGGSGGFGPKKPKATFGDVMLGIPSGRSGEREGKGSDRPSDKGRGPGRGSGEREARPKPEGESGGPSASAPREDRRPRGDRDRGGGSGERRGSGGGERKQGPMVVVKRASGVIETRSPSGEPSTPEAAEASAEQAAAATEAPAAPAPTPRPVPVPSSPLYEEVPENESFAEMFEAQVKEGGVPARRSVRIGEKVTGKIFQLGADTAFVSLDGVKSEAMIELRELKDDEGILRYGVGDPIEAHVIESGARGVLLSRALAKGSASMAMLAEARASGMPVEGMVLGVNKGGVEVAIGDVRAFCPISQLDVRFVEKPDQFIGEKLTFRVTEVRDRNVVLSRRSLLEEEQRKQAEQTRKTLAEGKVIKGKITGVRDFGAFVDVGGVEGMIPVSEMAYQRVGHPSEVVKVGDEVEVEILRMEAGQPNSPDKAKQKERITLSLRARQEDPFKVALAELKEGDRLQGKVVRLQQFGAFVELRPGVDGLVHISALSERRIAHPRDVVQVGETIWVAIEKIDPNEKRIGLRKISEEDAQRPAEERPAPAAAKGAEPQAPRPKVGQVVTGKVDRIEPYGVFLAFPGGKGLIPAAETGTDRGTDLRKHFSLGQEVKVALLDIDASGKIRLSITAAERAEERAELDAWQKTQKPASGGGGKGFGTLADLLKNRKV encoded by the coding sequence GTGAGCGACGAGAAAAGCGGTTCCGGTGGATCCGGTGGATTTGGCCCTAAGAAGCCGAAGGCCACCTTTGGCGACGTGATGCTCGGTATTCCCTCTGGCCGCAGCGGCGAGCGCGAGGGCAAAGGGAGCGATCGTCCCAGCGACAAGGGCCGAGGCCCTGGCCGGGGGAGCGGCGAACGCGAAGCGCGTCCGAAGCCCGAGGGTGAGTCAGGCGGCCCGTCCGCTTCCGCCCCGCGCGAGGATCGTCGTCCCCGGGGAGACCGGGATCGCGGCGGCGGCAGCGGCGAGCGCCGTGGGAGTGGAGGGGGCGAGCGCAAGCAGGGCCCCATGGTCGTGGTGAAGCGTGCCTCGGGGGTCATCGAGACGCGGAGCCCCTCCGGCGAGCCCTCCACGCCCGAAGCGGCAGAGGCTTCCGCGGAGCAGGCGGCTGCGGCCACCGAGGCTCCCGCCGCGCCGGCGCCCACGCCGCGTCCTGTTCCCGTGCCGAGCAGCCCTCTCTATGAGGAGGTGCCGGAGAACGAGTCCTTCGCGGAGATGTTCGAGGCGCAGGTGAAGGAGGGTGGAGTGCCCGCCCGCCGCAGCGTGCGCATCGGGGAGAAGGTCACCGGGAAGATCTTCCAACTGGGCGCGGACACCGCCTTCGTTTCGCTCGACGGCGTCAAGAGCGAGGCGATGATCGAGCTGCGTGAGCTGAAGGACGACGAGGGCATCCTGCGCTACGGCGTGGGTGACCCGATCGAAGCGCACGTCATCGAGTCGGGCGCGCGCGGCGTCCTGTTGAGCCGGGCGCTGGCCAAGGGCAGTGCGTCCATGGCCATGCTCGCCGAGGCGCGCGCCTCGGGTATGCCTGTGGAGGGCATGGTGCTGGGCGTGAACAAGGGCGGTGTGGAGGTCGCCATCGGCGACGTGCGCGCCTTCTGCCCGATCAGCCAGCTCGACGTGCGCTTCGTGGAGAAGCCGGATCAGTTCATCGGCGAGAAGCTGACCTTCCGGGTCACCGAGGTGCGGGATCGCAACGTGGTGCTCTCGCGCCGCTCGCTGCTCGAGGAGGAGCAGCGCAAGCAGGCCGAGCAGACGCGGAAGACCCTGGCCGAGGGCAAGGTGATCAAGGGCAAGATCACCGGCGTGCGCGACTTCGGCGCCTTCGTGGACGTGGGCGGAGTGGAGGGGATGATCCCCGTCTCCGAGATGGCCTACCAGCGCGTCGGCCACCCCAGCGAGGTGGTGAAGGTCGGCGACGAGGTCGAGGTGGAGATCCTCCGCATGGAGGCCGGCCAGCCGAACTCGCCCGACAAGGCGAAGCAGAAGGAGCGCATCACGCTCTCGCTGCGCGCCCGCCAAGAGGACCCCTTCAAGGTGGCGCTGGCCGAGCTGAAGGAAGGCGACCGGCTTCAGGGCAAGGTCGTCCGGCTCCAGCAGTTCGGGGCCTTCGTCGAGCTGCGCCCGGGTGTGGATGGCCTGGTGCACATCTCGGCGCTCTCGGAGCGTCGCATCGCGCACCCGCGGGATGTGGTGCAGGTGGGCGAGACGATCTGGGTGGCGATCGAGAAGATCGATCCCAACGAGAAGCGGATCGGCCTGAGGAAGATCTCCGAGGAGGATGCGCAGCGCCCTGCCGAGGAGCGCCCGGCGCCCGCCGCAGCGAAGGGCGCCGAGCCCCAGGCCCCGCGCCCGAAGGTGGGCCAGGTGGTCACCGGCAAGGTGGATCGCATCGAGCCGTACGGCGTCTTCCTGGCCTTCCCGGGAGGCAAGGGGTTGATCCCGGCCGCCGAGACGGGAACGGACCGGGGCACGGATCTGCGCAAGCACTTCTCGCTGGGCCAGGAGGTGAAGGTGGCCCTCCTGGACATCGACGCTTCCGGGAAGATCCGCCTGTCGATCACCGCAGCCGAGCGGGCAGAGGAGCGCGCGGAGCTGGACGCGTGGCAGAAGACTCAGAAGCCCGCGAGCGGTGGTGGAGGCAAGGGCTTCGGAACGCTCGCCGACCTGCTGAAGAACCGGAAGGTTTGA
- the murJ gene encoding murein biosynthesis integral membrane protein MurJ: MLVAAGILASRLMGLVRERVFAHYLGNSAAAAVFKAALRIPNFLQNLFGEGVLSGSFIPVYAQLLGKKDSEEADRVAGAVFGLMALATSVMVALGMVATPLFVDAIAPGFEGESRQLAIQLVRIVFPGTGLLVLSAWCLGILNSHRRFLLSYLAPVVWNLVIIAALVLAGGRMGEARLVEVLAYAVVLGGLLQFGVQVPSVLRLLGRFRPSLSVASASVRQVLRSFVTVVIGRGVVQISAYVDTAIASLLSERALSSLFYAQTIYLIPVSLFGMAVSAAELPEMARATGGATEEVNARLRERIEAGARRVAFFVVPSAAAFLFIGDVVSAALLQTGRFTAADSRYVWYLLMGSAVGLVAGTVGRLYSSTYYAMKDPATPLRFALVRVCLGAVLAWGVGLHLAPLLGLPRHLSAVFITVASGLAAWLESFLLRRKLVRKLGGAVGPPPGVLPKLWMCAIAAGLVGLGTKWALFQGFGPMPGVSEEWGGGLLSPPALHPVVTFLAVAGLFGATYFALTGALGFPQAQAVFRRARRLLGR, translated from the coding sequence ATGCTCGTTGCCGCCGGCATCCTCGCCTCAAGGCTGATGGGGTTGGTGCGCGAGCGCGTCTTCGCCCACTACCTGGGCAACTCGGCCGCGGCGGCCGTCTTCAAGGCCGCGCTGCGCATCCCCAACTTCTTGCAGAACCTCTTCGGCGAGGGCGTGCTCTCGGGGTCGTTCATCCCGGTGTACGCGCAGCTGCTGGGAAAGAAGGACAGCGAGGAGGCGGACCGGGTCGCGGGGGCTGTCTTCGGGCTGATGGCGCTCGCGACCAGCGTCATGGTGGCGCTGGGCATGGTGGCCACGCCGCTCTTCGTGGACGCCATCGCCCCTGGCTTCGAGGGCGAGTCACGGCAGTTGGCCATTCAACTGGTGCGCATCGTCTTTCCCGGGACGGGACTGCTGGTGCTGTCCGCGTGGTGCCTGGGCATCCTCAACAGCCATCGCCGCTTCCTTCTGTCCTATCTGGCCCCGGTCGTCTGGAACCTCGTCATCATCGCCGCGCTCGTGCTCGCGGGCGGCCGGATGGGCGAGGCGCGGCTGGTGGAGGTGCTGGCCTACGCGGTGGTGCTGGGCGGCCTCCTCCAGTTCGGGGTGCAGGTGCCCTCCGTGCTGCGCCTGCTGGGGCGCTTCCGGCCCTCGCTCTCCGTGGCGAGCGCCTCCGTGCGCCAGGTGCTGCGCAGCTTCGTGACGGTGGTCATCGGCCGGGGCGTGGTGCAGATCAGCGCCTACGTGGACACGGCCATCGCGTCCTTGTTGTCCGAGCGGGCCCTGTCCTCGCTCTTCTATGCGCAGACGATCTACCTCATCCCGGTGAGCCTCTTCGGCATGGCGGTGTCCGCGGCGGAGCTGCCCGAGATGGCACGTGCCACGGGAGGCGCCACCGAAGAGGTGAACGCGCGGTTGCGCGAGCGCATCGAAGCCGGCGCCCGGCGCGTGGCCTTCTTTGTCGTGCCGTCGGCGGCCGCGTTTCTCTTCATCGGAGACGTGGTGAGCGCGGCCCTCCTCCAGACGGGACGCTTTACAGCCGCGGACTCGCGTTACGTCTGGTACCTGCTGATGGGGTCCGCCGTGGGCTTGGTGGCGGGGACGGTGGGGCGGCTCTACTCCTCCACCTATTACGCGATGAAGGACCCGGCGACGCCGCTGCGCTTCGCCCTGGTGCGCGTCTGCCTGGGGGCAGTCCTGGCCTGGGGCGTGGGCTTGCACCTGGCGCCCCTTTTGGGCCTGCCCAGGCACTTGAGCGCCGTCTTCATCACCGTGGCCAGTGGTCTGGCGGCCTGGCTGGAGTCCTTCCTGCTGCGCCGGAAGCTCGTCCGGAAGTTAGGTGGGGCGGTGGGGCCTCCGCCCGGGGTACTCCCCAAGCTGTGGATGTGTGCTATCGCGGCGGGGCTGGTCGGGCTGGGCACCAAATGGGCCCTTTTTCAGGGGTTTGGCCCCATGCCCGGGGTGTCGGAGGAGTGGGGGGGCGGGCTGCTCAGTCCCCCTGCGCTGCACCCGGTGGTGACTTTTCTCGCCGTGGCGGGTCTTTTTGGCGCCACCTACTTTGCACTCACCGGCGCCTTGGGGTTTCCTCAGGCTCAGGCGGTGTTCCGCCGGGCGCGCAGGCTCTTGGGACGGTAG
- a CDS encoding ferritin family protein — translation MAGSPDMELLNDVARIRRVLARELETINEYEAFAQASSHPEVRAFFQHLAAEEKEHVAEATQMLRMLDTAQDAHFAQPIAPGHFQKAVGAPPASAAPASPAPAPAGSEQARGPSVIEPISHLPPQRVVYGVPAPPSTNAAPLTVGSLRRRGGSGNAP, via the coding sequence ATGGCCGGTTCTCCCGACATGGAGCTCCTGAACGATGTGGCGCGCATTCGCCGCGTGCTCGCACGTGAACTGGAGACCATCAACGAATACGAGGCCTTCGCGCAGGCCTCCTCGCACCCGGAAGTCCGCGCCTTCTTTCAGCACCTGGCCGCCGAGGAGAAGGAGCACGTCGCCGAGGCCACCCAGATGCTGCGCATGCTGGACACCGCCCAGGATGCGCACTTCGCTCAGCCCATCGCCCCCGGCCATTTCCAGAAGGCCGTGGGCGCCCCCCCTGCCTCTGCGGCCCCCGCCAGCCCGGCCCCGGCCCCCGCAGGCTCGGAGCAGGCCCGGGGCCCCTCTGTCATCGAACCGATTTCCCACCTGCCTCCCCAGCGCGTCGTCTATGGCGTGCCCGCTCCTCCCTCGACGAATGCTGCCCCACTCACCGTGGGGTCGCTCCGGCGCCGGGGTGGCAGTGGGAACGCGCCGTGA
- a CDS encoding family 1 encapsulin nanocompartment shell protein, with translation MPDFLGHAENPLREEEWARLNETVIQVARRSLVGRRILDIYGPLGAGVQSVPHDEYQGVSSGAIDIVGEQETATVFTDVRKFKTIPIIYKDFLLHWRDIEAARIHNMPLDVSAAAGAAALCAQQEDELIFYGDPKLGHEGLMTATDRLTVPLGDWATPGAGFMAIAEASRKLNEHGHFGPYAVVLSPRLYSLLHRIFEKTGVLEIETIRQLASDGVFQSNRLRGDSGVVVSTGRENMDLTVAMDMVTAYLGASRMNHPFRVLEALILRIKHPDSICTLEAPPLVVGK, from the coding sequence ATGCCTGACTTTCTGGGACATGCCGAGAACCCCCTCCGTGAAGAGGAGTGGGCCCGACTGAACGAGACCGTCATCCAGGTGGCGCGCCGCTCGCTCGTCGGCCGCCGCATCCTCGACATCTATGGGCCGCTGGGCGCGGGCGTCCAGTCGGTGCCCCACGACGAGTACCAGGGGGTCTCCTCCGGGGCCATTGACATCGTCGGCGAGCAGGAGACCGCCACGGTCTTCACCGACGTGCGCAAGTTCAAGACGATCCCCATCATCTATAAGGACTTCCTGCTGCACTGGCGCGACATCGAGGCGGCCCGCATCCACAACATGCCGCTGGACGTGTCCGCCGCCGCCGGGGCCGCCGCCCTCTGCGCGCAGCAGGAGGACGAGCTCATCTTCTACGGAGACCCCAAGCTCGGCCACGAGGGGTTGATGACGGCCACCGATCGCCTCACGGTCCCCCTGGGTGACTGGGCCACGCCGGGCGCCGGCTTCATGGCCATCGCCGAGGCCTCCCGGAAGCTCAACGAGCACGGCCATTTCGGCCCCTACGCCGTGGTGCTCTCACCCCGGCTGTACTCCCTGCTGCACCGCATCTTCGAGAAGACGGGCGTGCTGGAGATCGAAACCATCCGTCAGCTCGCCTCGGACGGCGTGTTCCAGTCCAACCGTCTCCGGGGAGACTCCGGCGTGGTGGTGTCCACGGGCCGTGAGAACATGGACTTGACCGTGGCCATGGACATGGTCACCGCCTACCTGGGCGCCTCGCGCATGAACCACCCGTTCCGGGTGCTGGAGGCGCTCATCCTGCGCATCAAGCACCCGGACTCCATCTGTACGCTCGAAGCCCCTCCCCTCGTGGTCGGCAAGTAA
- a CDS encoding sigma-54-dependent transcriptional regulator, which yields MTKVLVLDDEANLRKVLAAMLRREGYDVTVAENGEQGLAEFHKNGADIVVTDLVMPKVGGMDVLRSVNAANPDVPVIIITAHGTVDSAVEAIKAGAFDYITKPFEQSELSAVIAKASKAHESARRSVRPDIKARTAIIGESPLIQDVYKIIDKVADTPSTVLITGESGTGKELIATALHGASSRRDKPFIKINCAAIPHNLIESELFGYERGAFTGAVTSKPGRFELADGGSLFLDEIGEIPVEMQVKLLRALQEGEFERVGGIKTTRVDVRLIAATNQDLQAEIEGGRFRKDLYYRLAVVPIVLPALRERRSDIPMLARYFVEKYNRRLNKRIEGITDDALALLQAYAWPGNIRELENLIERVLLFADGPLITVKDLPEPIRQGDTSPALSPAGPPAVEAHTGETGLKDIIRMKAAELEKDLITKALEETGGNVTRAAKLLQISRKSLQTKMKEFGLRDSAPEGKDEGASKDEGPEE from the coding sequence ATGACCAAGGTCCTGGTCCTCGACGACGAGGCGAATCTCCGCAAGGTCCTCGCCGCCATGCTGCGGCGGGAGGGCTACGACGTCACCGTCGCCGAGAACGGTGAGCAGGGGCTGGCCGAGTTCCACAAGAACGGCGCCGACATCGTGGTGACAGACCTGGTGATGCCCAAGGTGGGCGGCATGGACGTCCTGCGCAGCGTCAACGCCGCCAACCCGGATGTGCCCGTCATCATCATCACCGCCCATGGCACGGTGGACTCCGCCGTGGAGGCCATCAAGGCCGGCGCGTTCGACTACATCACCAAGCCCTTCGAGCAGTCGGAGCTGTCCGCCGTCATCGCCAAGGCCTCCAAGGCCCACGAGAGCGCCCGGCGCTCGGTGCGCCCGGACATCAAGGCCCGCACCGCCATCATCGGCGAGTCCCCGCTCATCCAGGACGTCTACAAGATCATCGACAAGGTGGCGGACACCCCCTCCACGGTGCTCATCACCGGCGAGAGCGGCACCGGCAAGGAGCTCATCGCCACCGCCCTGCACGGTGCCTCCAGCCGCCGGGACAAGCCCTTCATCAAGATCAACTGCGCGGCCATCCCGCACAACCTCATCGAGTCCGAGCTGTTCGGCTACGAGCGGGGGGCCTTCACCGGCGCGGTCACCTCCAAGCCCGGCCGCTTCGAGTTGGCCGATGGCGGCAGCCTCTTCCTGGACGAGATTGGAGAGATTCCCGTCGAGATGCAGGTGAAGCTGCTGCGCGCCCTCCAAGAGGGTGAGTTCGAGCGGGTGGGCGGCATCAAGACGACGCGCGTGGACGTGCGCCTCATCGCCGCCACCAATCAGGATCTCCAGGCGGAGATCGAGGGCGGGCGCTTCCGCAAGGATCTGTACTACCGGCTCGCGGTGGTGCCCATCGTCCTGCCCGCGCTCCGGGAGCGCCGCAGCGACATCCCCATGCTCGCGCGGTACTTCGTGGAGAAGTACAACCGCCGCCTCAACAAGCGGATCGAAGGCATCACCGACGATGCCCTGGCCCTGCTCCAGGCCTATGCCTGGCCGGGCAACATCCGGGAGCTCGAGAACCTCATCGAGCGCGTCCTGCTCTTCGCGGATGGGCCTCTCATCACCGTCAAGGATCTGCCAGAGCCCATTCGCCAAGGCGACACCTCCCCTGCCCTCTCGCCTGCTGGCCCACCAGCAGTGGAAGCGCATACTGGGGAGACCGGGCTCAAGGACATCATCCGCATGAAGGCCGCGGAGCTCGAGAAGGACCTCATCACCAAGGCCCTCGAGGAGACGGGGGGCAATGTCACCCGTGCGGCCAAGCTGCTGCAGATCAGCCGCAAGTCGCTGCAGACGAAGATGAAGGAGTTTGGTCTCCGGGACTCGGCCCCGGAGGGCAAGGACGAGGGGGCCAGCAAGGACGAAGGTCCCGAGGAATAG
- a CDS encoding M23 family metallopeptidase: MRPSLPTLGAPPKRNRLGSVVTVSMILGAAAGGVWWWKQRPASPAPEAPPSTALPVAAAPLAVTAPTAPVVPADPLTAAGLLRASVKIEGPLETALVQATDPSVGPALAQVVTRSLVWWVQVPNEILRGDTLDVLYQTRPGEEPLVHAVRFVSNKTGQTHRAYRFQAQGDRNPRYYLNSGDEMEMRLEHSPLDDYEQITSLLRDGRRHKGVDFKAPVGTPVKAPFAGVVKRKNWNFGSNGNCVELEELGGKRRRALFLHLSELSRGLSAGSKFSAGQVIAASGNSGRSFAPHLHYQLMTQDDRVIDPFDSHRTFRRSLPAEQRGSLEAEIRRMDSLLNPSVAGAAN, from the coding sequence ATGCGGCCGTCTCTTCCCACTCTCGGAGCCCCCCCCAAGCGAAACCGCCTGGGCTCGGTGGTCACCGTTTCCATGATTCTCGGTGCCGCAGCGGGCGGAGTGTGGTGGTGGAAACAACGCCCCGCGTCCCCGGCACCGGAGGCGCCTCCGAGCACCGCCCTGCCCGTGGCCGCCGCTCCCCTCGCCGTGACGGCGCCCACCGCTCCCGTGGTTCCCGCCGATCCGCTGACCGCCGCGGGGCTTCTGCGGGCCTCGGTGAAGATCGAAGGCCCCCTGGAGACGGCGCTCGTTCAGGCCACGGACCCCTCCGTCGGGCCCGCGCTGGCCCAGGTGGTGACGCGCAGCCTCGTCTGGTGGGTGCAGGTCCCCAATGAGATCCTCCGGGGCGACACGCTGGATGTGCTCTACCAGACGCGCCCCGGCGAGGAGCCGCTCGTGCACGCCGTGCGCTTCGTCAGCAACAAGACGGGCCAGACGCACCGGGCCTACCGCTTCCAGGCCCAGGGGGACCGCAACCCGCGCTACTACTTGAACTCGGGCGACGAGATGGAGATGCGGCTGGAGCACTCGCCGCTGGACGATTACGAGCAGATCACCTCCCTGCTCCGCGATGGCCGCCGCCACAAGGGCGTGGACTTCAAGGCCCCCGTGGGCACCCCGGTCAAGGCCCCCTTCGCCGGCGTCGTCAAGCGCAAGAACTGGAACTTCGGCTCCAATGGCAACTGCGTGGAGCTGGAGGAGCTCGGCGGCAAGCGGCGCCGCGCCCTGTTTCTCCACCTCTCCGAGCTGTCGCGGGGCCTCAGCGCGGGCAGCAAGTTCTCCGCGGGCCAGGTGATTGCCGCGAGCGGCAACAGTGGCCGCTCCTTCGCCCCCCACCTGCACTACCAGCTCATGACGCAGGATGACCGGGTCATCGATCCCTTCGACAGCCACCGCACCTTCCGGCGCTCGTTGCCCGCGGAGCAGCGGGGCTCGCTGGAGGCGGAGATCCGCCGGATGGATTCGCTGCTGAATCCCTCCGTGGCTGGGGCCGCGAACTGA
- the rsmI gene encoding 16S rRNA (cytidine(1402)-2'-O)-methyltransferase translates to MAGTLYLVATPIGNLGDITSRALEILKKVAFVACEDTRHSRILLEHFGLAPETVSLPAFAEGQRAGRLLDRMEAGEDCALITDAGSPGISDPGEKLVTEALERGIQVVPVPGPAALIAALSASGLPTGRFHFLGFLPRKGPERRTMLEEVALLSATLVLYESPRRLGETLGDLQEAWGDRRACVARELTKLHEEFVRGPLSALASRYGAEEPRGEVVVLVEGRTGERRWSEEELRRALEEGLERGEKLKALSTELARRAGWSGQDVYRLGLSLKR, encoded by the coding sequence ATGGCTGGGACGCTCTACCTTGTTGCCACCCCGATCGGGAACCTGGGGGACATCACCTCCCGGGCCCTGGAGATCCTCAAGAAGGTGGCCTTCGTCGCGTGCGAGGACACGCGCCACTCTCGAATCTTGCTGGAGCACTTCGGCTTGGCGCCCGAGACGGTGAGCCTGCCCGCCTTCGCGGAGGGCCAACGCGCGGGCCGCCTCCTGGACCGCATGGAGGCGGGGGAGGACTGTGCCCTCATTACCGATGCGGGCAGCCCTGGCATCAGTGATCCAGGAGAGAAGCTGGTGACCGAGGCCCTGGAGCGCGGCATTCAGGTGGTGCCCGTGCCGGGGCCCGCGGCCCTCATCGCCGCCTTGAGCGCCTCGGGGTTGCCCACGGGCCGCTTCCACTTCCTGGGCTTCTTGCCACGCAAGGGGCCCGAGCGCCGCACCATGCTGGAGGAGGTGGCCCTGCTGTCCGCCACGCTCGTGCTCTACGAGTCCCCGCGCCGGTTGGGCGAGACGCTGGGGGATCTCCAAGAGGCGTGGGGAGACCGGCGGGCCTGTGTGGCCCGGGAGCTGACCAAGCTGCACGAGGAGTTCGTGCGCGGGCCCCTGTCCGCCCTGGCCTCCCGGTACGGGGCGGAGGAGCCTCGGGGCGAGGTGGTGGTGCTGGTGGAGGGCCGCACGGGCGAGCGCCGCTGGTCCGAGGAGGAGCTGCGGCGGGCGCTGGAGGAGGGGTTGGAGCGCGGCGAGAAGCTCAAGGCGCTGAGCACCGAGCTGGCCCGCCGCGCGGGCTGGTCTGGTCAGGACGTCTACCGCCTGGGGCTGAGCCTCAAGCGGTAA
- a CDS encoding YraN family protein, with translation MGQGAGVGVDRRAYGNEAEALAARFLEQRGYRIRARNFRCRYGELDVVAELGETVCFVEVRMRSSAVWGDPSHTVSFSKQRRVVKAALHYLFAHELRNRMMRFDVISVVGHGEQAHLEHLPDAFDAGM, from the coding sequence ATGGGGCAGGGGGCGGGGGTGGGGGTGGACAGGCGGGCGTATGGGAACGAAGCCGAGGCGCTGGCAGCGCGTTTTCTGGAGCAGCGGGGTTACCGCATCCGCGCGCGCAACTTCCGGTGCCGTTACGGAGAGCTGGACGTGGTGGCCGAGCTCGGCGAGACCGTCTGCTTCGTGGAGGTGCGGATGCGCTCGTCGGCGGTCTGGGGAGACCCCTCGCACACCGTCTCCTTTTCCAAACAACGCCGCGTGGTGAAGGCCGCGCTGCACTATCTCTTCGCCCACGAGCTGCGAAACCGGATGATGCGCTTCGACGTCATCTCGGTGGTAGGTCACGGTGAGCAGGCGCATCTGGAGCACCTGCCAGACGCTTTCGATGCGGGGATGTGA
- a CDS encoding chromosome segregation protein SMC — protein sequence MHFVEVAIQNVRGFSAQGRFALKPGYLVLKPPTSDVSPLAGLALALFYADGRGGDASFSASSDKPGKAAFTFVGQDSQTYRLLRELGGSGTLHKQTAPGQPPELISQDSAEIGQFLRAQAGLPSRTTLEQVYCLMPGHLPSRRPRLRTSRPDLKRPSVTSGSALASNQAVTPAEDIPAAEAKVRDLEKEMVRSREVDELQFKLDGLNSQLFETERKLNSTEGLKVAVRDAEAAWNAAPTPEALGLPADIAARVERYPKARSRRDDALNRLAVEREQEAQSVPAEVESLKDNRQFWAGLGGGVLLLVLGIVLGSVLDSAWRYLVLLDIPAFGWAAMLALRYVDDLSRTTNVGRKEGMFAAREKKIIEEFEADSAHVRKALKILELEEPADIPAVFERKGLLEQKVQELRDQLSAMEASPDFLAANEQREDIKRQIEEVSAQIGKIGTYVRDVRDVEREISRTKESIALAKAPPQAGFSPGGGPGFPAEPLEDPSPVLMAQAADLLATDIPTVQGQLKDRCLQYLTALTDRRYQSVEWDNDGRGYVLSQGRHVPVGEMMPKDLDLYYLALRLTVVEKASVRVKYPFLLEHPFLGVEEVKLQLLGRMLKHLGTLTQVVHVTGHPGFAQLSDSTVNL from the coding sequence ATGCATTTTGTCGAGGTCGCCATCCAGAACGTGCGGGGTTTTTCGGCTCAGGGGCGCTTCGCGCTCAAGCCTGGCTACCTCGTTCTCAAACCGCCCACCTCCGATGTGAGCCCGCTGGCGGGGCTCGCCCTGGCGCTCTTCTATGCCGATGGGCGCGGCGGGGATGCGAGCTTCTCGGCCTCGAGTGACAAGCCCGGCAAGGCCGCCTTCACATTCGTGGGGCAGGATTCCCAGACGTACCGGCTCCTGCGCGAGCTGGGAGGCTCTGGAACGCTGCACAAGCAGACCGCACCGGGGCAGCCTCCGGAGCTGATCAGCCAGGACTCGGCGGAGATCGGCCAGTTTCTCCGGGCACAGGCGGGGCTGCCCTCGCGCACCACGCTGGAGCAGGTGTATTGCCTGATGCCGGGGCACCTGCCTTCTCGCAGGCCGCGGCTGAGGACCTCCCGGCCTGATCTGAAGCGGCCCTCGGTGACATCGGGCTCCGCCCTGGCCAGCAATCAGGCCGTGACGCCCGCCGAGGACATCCCCGCGGCCGAGGCGAAGGTGCGCGATCTGGAAAAGGAGATGGTGCGCTCTCGGGAGGTCGACGAGCTCCAGTTCAAGCTCGATGGGCTCAACTCGCAGCTGTTCGAGACGGAGCGCAAGCTCAACAGCACCGAGGGGCTCAAGGTGGCCGTCCGGGACGCGGAGGCCGCCTGGAATGCCGCCCCCACGCCCGAGGCCCTGGGGCTGCCCGCGGACATCGCCGCGCGCGTGGAGCGTTACCCGAAGGCGCGTTCCCGGCGGGACGATGCGCTGAACCGGCTGGCCGTCGAGCGGGAGCAGGAGGCGCAGTCGGTTCCCGCCGAGGTGGAGTCCCTGAAGGACAACCGGCAGTTCTGGGCGGGGCTGGGCGGCGGTGTGCTGCTCCTGGTGCTGGGGATCGTGCTGGGCTCGGTGCTGGACAGCGCCTGGCGGTACCTGGTGCTGCTGGACATCCCCGCCTTCGGCTGGGCCGCCATGCTGGCCCTGCGCTACGTGGATGATCTGTCGAGGACCACGAACGTGGGCCGCAAGGAGGGCATGTTCGCTGCGCGGGAGAAGAAGATCATCGAGGAGTTCGAGGCGGACTCCGCGCATGTGCGCAAGGCCCTCAAGATCCTCGAGTTGGAGGAGCCCGCTGACATTCCCGCCGTGTTCGAGCGCAAGGGCCTGCTGGAGCAGAAAGTCCAGGAGCTGCGCGATCAGCTCTCCGCGATGGAAGCTTCGCCGGATTTCCTCGCGGCCAATGAGCAGCGCGAGGACATCAAGCGCCAGATCGAAGAGGTCAGCGCGCAGATTGGCAAGATCGGCACCTACGTGCGCGATGTGCGCGACGTGGAGCGGGAGATCTCCCGGACGAAGGAGTCCATCGCGCTGGCCAAGGCGCCGCCGCAGGCAGGCTTTAGCCCCGGAGGCGGGCCGGGTTTCCCGGCGGAGCCTCTGGAGGATCCCTCGCCGGTGTTGATGGCGCAGGCGGCGGACCTCTTGGCCACGGACATCCCCACGGTGCAGGGCCAGCTCAAGGATCGTTGCCTCCAGTACCTCACGGCCCTCACGGACCGGCGTTACCAGAGCGTCGAATGGGACAATGACGGCCGGGGATATGTGCTCTCCCAGGGGCGGCATGTGCCCGTGGGCGAGATGATGCCCAAGGACCTGGATCTGTACTACCTGGCCCTGCGCTTGACGGTGGTGGAGAAGGCGAGCGTCCGGGTGAAGTACCCGTTCCTGCTCGAGCACCCCTTCCTGGGAGTGGAAGAGGTGAAGCTGCAGCTCTTGGGGCGGATGCTCAAGCACCTGGGCACGCTGACCCAGGTGGTGCATGTGACGGGGCACCCGGGCTTCGCCCAGCTGTCAGACTCGACCGTCAATCTCTAG